One window from the genome of Fulvivirga lutea encodes:
- a CDS encoding RNA polymerase sigma factor, whose translation MNQQETFNSWIKDYRALLFKVVRAYTLNNDDANDLFQEIAIQVWKSIPNFRGESAVSTWLYRIAFNTAIRWSKKEKRNSNGKQDIDKSAHLLEYKPDNHDERLDWLYYQIAQMNEIDKSLALLLLDGYSYKEMAEMVGISESNVGVKIYRIKNHLVERSKTYENHGV comes from the coding sequence TTGAATCAACAGGAAACTTTTAATTCGTGGATAAAAGATTACCGGGCTTTATTATTTAAGGTGGTGCGCGCTTACACTTTAAATAATGACGATGCCAACGACCTGTTCCAAGAAATTGCTATTCAGGTTTGGAAGAGCATCCCGAATTTCAGAGGTGAGTCTGCAGTGAGTACCTGGCTGTACAGAATAGCTTTTAACACGGCCATCAGATGGTCTAAAAAAGAGAAAAGGAATTCTAATGGTAAGCAGGATATTGACAAGTCGGCTCATTTATTGGAATACAAGCCCGATAATCATGACGAACGATTGGACTGGCTTTACTATCAAATAGCACAGATGAATGAGATTGATAAATCCCTTGCTTTGCTCTTACTTGATGGTTACAGCTACAAAGAAATGGCTGAAATGGTTGGTATTTCTGAATCAAACGTGGGAGTCAAAATCTATCGAATTAAAAATCACCTGGTCGAAAGGTCAAAAACTTATGAGAATCATGGAGTTTGA
- a CDS encoding tellurite resistance TerB family protein → MDSTNHLKNLVVLAYSDGVFEESELHNLRNAAKELGVPIEQLDKWIADADNIVLTLPEDNAEREKQLISMIKMSTADGYFSQDEYDLCLRIAEKLGYDGLGQALNFCMNESNLKNLIALASADGKIDDSEMAVIEEAAENAGVDKARLAEMLAMGSEFVHVIPELEEDRETQLIQMLSLAIADGEFTADEYQLCKTVAERLGFTQTELDMIIKLSFQGKIELDGIREVDE, encoded by the coding sequence ATGGATAGTACTAATCATTTAAAGAATTTGGTGGTTCTTGCTTACTCCGATGGAGTTTTCGAAGAATCAGAATTACATAATTTGCGAAATGCCGCAAAAGAATTGGGTGTACCAATAGAGCAACTAGATAAATGGATTGCCGATGCCGATAACATTGTGCTTACGTTACCTGAAGATAATGCTGAAAGGGAAAAGCAATTAATCAGCATGATTAAAATGTCCACAGCAGATGGGTATTTCTCACAGGATGAATATGATTTGTGCCTTAGAATAGCAGAAAAGCTAGGGTATGATGGGCTTGGACAGGCATTGAATTTCTGCATGAATGAATCCAATTTAAAGAACCTGATTGCTTTGGCAAGTGCCGATGGTAAAATTGATGATTCTGAAATGGCTGTAATTGAGGAGGCCGCTGAAAATGCCGGAGTGGACAAAGCTCGACTTGCAGAAATGCTGGCAATGGGTAGCGAGTTTGTACATGTTATTCCCGAACTAGAAGAGGACAGGGAAACGCAATTAATTCAAATGTTAAGTCTGGCTATTGCCGATGGGGAATTTACCGCAGATGAGTATCAACTTTGCAAAACTGTGGCTGAGCGTCTTGGTTTTACTCAGACAGAGTTGGATATGATTATTAAGCTTTCCTTTCAAGGTAAAATTGAGCTTGACGGAATTCGTGAAGTAGACGAGTAG
- a CDS encoding TonB-dependent receptor plug domain-containing protein, producing MIKKRALTSLILLIQFSVIYYEVQGQSSSNQRNILDSLINNIENYNQSYYEKIYVQTNKETYLTGGNLWFKAYLTGVNNKPSNSNTLYAQLYDSAQNLIKINRYAVKSGLSSGTFSIDSTVVPGTYNLVFSTNKSLNSDSFFSKTIEVESLQSTNKRSKNRNKPMDVEYISTSKYFSIQSNNEGAVITSGDTLNKLTNLIVLVNGEIIWAATDKKHLVELKFNDFNQGTAQVILFNEKGLSIDEHVFPINLKKTSIRLSPIEESALGNSKLFAIELIDEEGKRVKGNVSVSAYIKELNPKYNSSSNIIEYMTSSTIQPYHKNKNILFTEDEEYIVSGKVITPGNKTLKYKAWALDLETSEIIEINNIDNNTFYTRIDPKYKDHDFIVSASRKKGKPLEVVLFDTVKYRMPKDLLWNKKVYRSNNEDKIQPVDFYFDDQLDYQLLEGVTVEDSKIEQKSINERPLFTYFNNVKVQTVKGEDLSSVGADPFVDLLRQFLNISLYNPTNGNILLDRAYYSGSPVLFVLNGMPMGFNVNSLNIVRAENVKEIQVIKNLGAVTQFGIRAKGGVVLVTTKEVVPEIIKPIETKEMNYTAIASFYKNEIPFTPNKAIESCVYWNSNIEIEENKVAQFNIEPLTIPGTLVIQIEGIDQNRNFVSLTKEIPYSSLVSN from the coding sequence ATGATAAAGAAAAGAGCATTGACTAGTCTGATTTTGTTGATTCAATTTTCAGTGATTTATTATGAAGTTCAAGGCCAATCAAGCTCAAATCAAAGGAACATACTAGACTCTCTCATCAACAATATTGAAAATTATAATCAGAGCTATTATGAGAAAATCTATGTTCAAACGAATAAAGAAACATATCTAACAGGTGGAAATTTATGGTTCAAGGCATACTTAACAGGAGTTAATAATAAGCCAAGTAATTCCAATACACTATACGCTCAACTTTATGATTCCGCTCAAAATCTAATTAAAATAAATAGGTACGCGGTCAAAAGTGGGTTAAGTTCTGGAACATTCTCCATTGATTCAACAGTTGTTCCTGGTACTTACAATCTTGTATTCTCAACAAATAAATCTTTAAATTCCGATTCTTTTTTTTCAAAAACTATTGAAGTAGAAAGCCTTCAATCAACTAACAAAAGATCTAAAAATCGAAATAAACCCATGGATGTAGAGTACATATCAACATCCAAATATTTTTCAATTCAATCGAATAATGAGGGTGCAGTGATAACCTCTGGGGATACTTTAAATAAACTCACAAACCTAATAGTGTTAGTAAATGGCGAAATAATTTGGGCAGCAACCGATAAAAAGCATCTAGTAGAATTAAAATTTAATGATTTTAATCAAGGCACTGCCCAAGTAATTTTATTTAATGAAAAAGGTTTATCAATAGATGAACACGTGTTTCCAATTAACCTCAAAAAAACTTCTATAAGGCTATCGCCCATAGAAGAGAGTGCTTTAGGTAATTCTAAATTATTTGCTATTGAACTAATTGATGAAGAAGGTAAACGGGTTAAAGGAAATGTCTCTGTTTCTGCTTACATAAAGGAGCTAAATCCGAAATACAACTCCAGCTCAAACATTATTGAGTACATGACTAGTTCAACTATCCAACCATACCATAAAAATAAAAACATCCTATTTACTGAAGATGAAGAATACATTGTTAGTGGGAAGGTAATAACCCCTGGCAATAAAACTCTGAAATATAAAGCTTGGGCCTTAGATCTGGAAACTTCCGAAATTATTGAGATTAATAACATCGACAATAATACCTTTTATACTAGGATTGACCCAAAGTATAAAGATCATGATTTTATTGTGAGTGCATCAAGAAAAAAAGGTAAGCCGCTTGAAGTAGTATTGTTTGACACAGTAAAATATCGAATGCCCAAAGACTTACTTTGGAATAAAAAAGTATATAGAAGCAATAATGAAGATAAAATTCAACCTGTTGATTTTTATTTCGATGACCAACTCGATTATCAACTTTTAGAAGGTGTGACAGTTGAGGATTCTAAAATTGAACAAAAATCTATTAATGAAAGGCCGCTTTTCACATACTTCAATAATGTTAAAGTGCAAACTGTTAAGGGTGAAGATTTGAGCAGTGTAGGTGCTGATCCATTTGTTGACTTATTAAGACAATTTTTGAATATCAGCCTTTATAACCCTACCAATGGAAATATACTGTTAGACAGGGCATATTACAGCGGTTCCCCTGTTCTTTTTGTATTAAATGGAATGCCAATGGGCTTTAATGTCAACAGTTTAAATATTGTTAGGGCTGAGAATGTTAAAGAGATTCAGGTTATTAAAAATTTAGGTGCAGTAACACAGTTTGGCATTAGAGCCAAAGGAGGTGTTGTTCTAGTAACTACCAAAGAAGTTGTGCCAGAAATAATTAAACCTATTGAAACTAAGGAAATGAATTACACAGCTATCGCCTCATTTTATAAAAATGAAATACCTTTCACACCCAATAAAGCCATAGAATCTTGTGTCTATTGGAATAGTAATATCGAAATCGAGGAGAATAAAGTCGCGCAATTTAATATAGAGCCTTTAACAATTCCCGGCACTTTAGTAATACAAATCGAAGGCATAGACCAAAACAGAAACTTTGTTTCTCTCACTAAAGAAATACCCTACTCTAGCCTGGTAAGTAATTAA
- a CDS encoding TonB-dependent receptor, translating to MIKRILVLFQLILTLASAASSQDVNAYIDNLIDSIEEYNSEYYENIYAHTNKEIYQPGESFWFKAYVTGVSNSASTSSTLYVQLFDSLKNLIHVKRYKIEQGISAGTFETKSDLNAGAYYLVFSTLKSKKTKNSFIKPLAINNFNSPRNIRFDNFDKPITPQNLAIESKNDSLIINYQTTSDPFYSIILQVNGELLWASSFIGTRKISIPHIILPKGVATIFCFDRNNQLLESLSHPIKLNDITGVFSEEEVDIVENQVTHKVTLTDKNGNPLRGNLSAAVYIKELNPYRNEKTDIASYSYNRNEIYLNLTGDNLESESVEDKYIISGKVESRPRKIENIKVTAVDINAGKFYESEIEDNGIFSIEIDSTDYDSEFVVGANYKGKPMDIVLYDTVKYSFFPPQFNYQTSKEPILADENDNSEKQLNEIKDYLDHLVLPEIVVSSSRVTTEKKDTVNNTKLFSYFNNVKVEEITKDRINVVGGDDLLSLLRNYTTFALVKELPNSREVYFSKSFISLLYPPPVLFVVNGYPRGTNLLLLNDINLNYIKSVRIIKNLSAVIQFGSEAAGGVILIDTEDFITDIQLTYNDNIESKVEITSYYSENEPFTPSGNLESCIFWEDNIIPNEKGDFTLSFKKPDIKGTLILKIEGIDSNSTFVSFEKELNLQGL from the coding sequence ATGATTAAGCGAATACTTGTTCTGTTCCAGCTTATTTTAACACTAGCATCAGCTGCTAGTAGCCAAGATGTTAACGCTTATATTGACAATTTAATTGACTCGATTGAAGAGTACAATAGTGAATATTATGAAAATATCTATGCTCACACCAATAAAGAGATTTATCAACCCGGGGAATCTTTCTGGTTCAAGGCGTATGTAACAGGCGTATCTAATAGTGCTTCGACATCATCCACTTTATACGTTCAGTTATTTGATTCTTTAAAAAACTTAATTCATGTAAAAAGATATAAGATCGAACAGGGCATATCGGCTGGAACTTTTGAAACAAAATCCGATTTGAATGCAGGAGCGTATTATCTTGTGTTTTCCACCTTAAAATCTAAAAAGACCAAAAATTCATTTATTAAGCCTTTGGCTATCAACAATTTTAATTCACCAAGAAATATTAGGTTTGATAATTTCGACAAGCCTATAACACCACAAAATCTGGCAATAGAATCGAAAAACGACTCATTAATAATTAATTATCAAACCACAAGCGATCCATTTTATAGTATAATTCTGCAGGTAAATGGAGAGTTATTATGGGCAAGTAGTTTCATCGGTACACGTAAAATATCAATTCCACATATCATTTTACCAAAAGGTGTAGCTACGATATTCTGCTTCGATAGAAATAATCAGTTGTTGGAAAGCCTTTCACATCCAATAAAGTTAAATGATATAACCGGTGTATTTTCTGAGGAAGAAGTTGATATAGTTGAAAATCAGGTAACCCACAAAGTCACTTTAACAGACAAAAACGGTAACCCATTAAGAGGTAATTTATCTGCAGCAGTATACATTAAGGAATTGAATCCATATCGTAATGAAAAAACTGATATAGCAAGTTATTCATACAATAGAAATGAAATCTATCTCAACTTAACAGGTGACAACCTTGAGTCAGAAAGCGTTGAAGACAAATATATCATTTCGGGTAAAGTTGAATCGCGTCCTAGAAAAATAGAAAATATAAAAGTAACAGCCGTTGACATAAATGCAGGAAAATTTTACGAATCAGAAATTGAGGATAATGGAATATTTTCAATTGAAATTGATAGCACAGATTATGATTCTGAATTTGTAGTAGGCGCTAATTATAAAGGAAAACCTATGGATATAGTACTCTATGATACAGTGAAGTATAGTTTTTTTCCTCCTCAATTTAATTACCAAACTTCTAAAGAACCTATTCTAGCTGATGAGAATGATAATTCTGAAAAACAGTTAAATGAAATTAAAGATTATCTCGATCATCTGGTTCTTCCAGAAATAGTAGTGTCTTCATCCCGAGTAACAACAGAAAAGAAAGATACTGTAAACAACACTAAGCTTTTTAGTTATTTTAATAATGTGAAAGTGGAGGAGATCACTAAAGACAGAATTAATGTTGTTGGTGGTGACGACTTACTCTCGCTTCTAAGAAACTATACAACTTTCGCTCTAGTAAAAGAATTGCCTAATTCTAGAGAAGTATATTTTAGCAAGTCTTTTATTAGTCTTTTATATCCTCCCCCTGTGCTATTTGTCGTAAATGGTTACCCAAGAGGAACAAACCTTTTACTCTTGAATGACATAAATTTAAATTACATAAAGAGCGTAAGGATAATTAAAAACTTAAGTGCTGTTATTCAATTTGGTTCAGAAGCTGCAGGAGGTGTGATACTGATCGATACAGAAGATTTTATTACTGACATTCAATTAACTTATAATGATAATATTGAAAGTAAAGTAGAAATTACAAGTTACTATTCTGAAAATGAACCATTTACGCCTTCCGGAAATTTAGAGTCTTGCATTTTTTGGGAAGACAACATTATACCTAATGAAAAAGGTGATTTTACTTTAAGTTTTAAAAAACCAGACATTAAAGGGACTCTTATCCTGAAAATTGAGGGCATTGATTCTAACTCCACTTTTGTCTCTTTTGAAAAAGAATTAAACCTACAGGGTTTATAA
- a CDS encoding carboxypeptidase-like regulatory domain-containing protein: protein MEVLVKMKITIIVLVVLIPLFSFSQEDIHTLENIVLTEAIEEISKNYKVDFSYNPEILPTNKIASIQIGGKSLEIVLNQLLNPYRLKYKIENNTVIIYAEQRKVTKTYRFIKGRVIDKNTKEPIPGVNVFISNTFNGASTDVNGEFHFQALVEDNFELVASHISYHPYIFYLKSISNLNKIEIELKENVSELNEVVINFSNKEWEDQLKIFKREFIGTTRNSAKCEILNPEVINFDFDEEKNILTASANELIIVENESLGYKVSHLLVLFEYKNDQVKYVTKPKYDYLEHKNRIQERRWEKRRDEAYKGSLDHFINSLVNKNLKKDGFEISLVNSLEPDRLRLPLWKKTLLDDRDSIKLLEFDQYLEVRYKELEESSYRNYIDKEFRHLVKSSYQRETTNTRPQTSILEINSPKGYAVIKDGKLDDPTSLIQHGYWGWKRTADILPLNYEPND, encoded by the coding sequence ATGGAAGTTCTTGTTAAAATGAAAATTACAATTATCGTTCTAGTGGTTTTAATACCTCTATTTTCCTTTTCTCAAGAAGACATCCACACGTTGGAAAACATTGTACTCACTGAAGCCATAGAAGAAATTAGTAAAAATTACAAAGTGGATTTTTCCTACAACCCTGAAATACTACCAACCAATAAAATTGCAAGCATTCAAATTGGTGGTAAGTCACTTGAAATAGTGTTGAATCAACTACTTAATCCATATAGGTTAAAATACAAGATTGAAAATAATACGGTAATAATATATGCCGAACAAAGGAAAGTTACTAAGACCTACAGATTCATTAAGGGACGTGTGATTGATAAAAATACCAAAGAGCCAATACCTGGAGTAAATGTCTTTATATCTAATACTTTCAATGGAGCATCTACTGATGTTAATGGTGAATTTCATTTCCAGGCATTAGTTGAGGATAATTTTGAGTTAGTGGCCTCACACATTAGCTATCACCCTTATATATTTTATCTCAAATCAATTTCCAACCTGAATAAAATAGAGATTGAGTTGAAAGAAAATGTAAGCGAATTAAACGAAGTAGTGATTAATTTTTCGAATAAAGAGTGGGAGGATCAACTTAAAATATTCAAGAGGGAATTTATAGGCACTACTCGTAATTCTGCGAAATGTGAAATACTAAACCCGGAAGTAATCAATTTTGACTTTGATGAGGAAAAAAATATACTCACTGCGTCCGCAAATGAATTGATTATCGTTGAGAACGAATCTTTAGGATATAAGGTAAGTCATTTGCTCGTACTTTTTGAGTACAAAAACGATCAGGTAAAGTACGTAACCAAACCCAAATATGATTATTTAGAGCATAAAAATAGAATACAAGAGAGAAGGTGGGAGAAAAGGAGAGATGAAGCATACAAAGGTTCATTAGATCATTTCATTAATTCATTAGTTAATAAGAATCTTAAAAAAGATGGTTTTGAAATCTCTCTAGTTAATTCATTGGAGCCTGATAGGCTCAGACTTCCCTTGTGGAAAAAAACACTTTTGGACGATCGAGACAGTATAAAGCTTCTTGAATTTGACCAATACCTCGAAGTAAGGTATAAAGAACTAGAGGAAAGTAGCTATCGCAATTATATAGATAAAGAGTTTAGGCATCTTGTGAAATCCAGTTATCAAAGGGAAACTACAAATACTCGACCTCAAACCTCAATTTTAGAAATAAATTCTCCTAAAGGATATGCTGTAATTAAAGATGGCAAACTAGACGATCCTACATCATTAATTCAACATGGTTATTGGGGCTGGAAAAGGACAGCCGATATCTTACCACTAAACTACGAGCCTAATGATTAA
- a CDS encoding FecR family protein — MPNYELIGKYLSNDCSQEERTFIEQWINESEENAAEFQRIKSIWIAAASKDSSSKARVWYAIQSEMNEPRTFQLKQIWKVAASILLIATIGLSYLYFNSDKTDSFLNDSTTVVHSKSAKKEIILPDGSLITLNKNSSIEYTSNFQSSRNIKLTGEAFFDVVRDENNPFIITTESLKVKVLGTSFDVNARSGKKASVHVKSGIVEVSNLSKSGSIKIEKNEQVVAVNDELVKDKMRNENAYAWNTGIITFNNDQLSDVINTLEETYEVEIELANSYLAQCTLTAKFENKTIDEIISLLKKTYHLSISNQNSKIIINGSSC; from the coding sequence ATGCCTAATTACGAATTAATTGGAAAATACCTATCAAATGATTGCTCGCAAGAGGAGCGAACATTTATTGAACAATGGATTAATGAATCTGAAGAAAATGCAGCTGAATTTCAAAGAATAAAATCCATTTGGATTGCTGCTGCATCAAAAGACAGTTCAAGCAAAGCGCGAGTTTGGTATGCCATTCAGTCTGAAATGAATGAGCCAAGAACATTCCAATTGAAACAAATCTGGAAAGTTGCCGCCTCCATACTTTTAATCGCAACTATAGGATTGTCCTATTTATACTTTAATTCTGATAAGACAGACTCATTTTTAAATGATTCAACAACTGTAGTTCATTCGAAGTCAGCCAAAAAGGAGATAATACTTCCTGATGGTTCTCTAATCACATTGAACAAAAATTCATCTATTGAATACACTAGCAATTTTCAATCTTCAAGAAACATCAAATTAACTGGTGAGGCCTTTTTTGATGTAGTAAGAGATGAAAACAACCCATTCATTATTACCACCGAATCTTTGAAAGTGAAAGTGTTGGGGACATCCTTTGATGTGAATGCAAGATCAGGTAAAAAAGCATCGGTTCATGTAAAAAGCGGAATAGTTGAAGTGTCTAACCTTTCGAAATCAGGTAGTATAAAAATTGAAAAAAATGAGCAAGTAGTTGCTGTAAATGATGAGTTAGTGAAGGACAAAATGAGAAATGAGAATGCTTATGCATGGAATACAGGTATTATAACTTTTAATAATGATCAACTCAGTGATGTAATTAATACTCTGGAAGAAACCTATGAAGTAGAAATTGAGTTGGCTAATTCATACTTAGCCCAATGCACTTTAACTGCCAAGTTTGAAAATAAAACTATCGATGAAATAATTAGTCTTTTAAAGAAAACGTATCATCTCAGTATTTCAAATCAGAATAGTAAAATTATTATAAATGGAAGTTCTTGTTAA
- a CDS encoding RNA polymerase sigma-70 factor: protein MTQNFTWSKIKEGDEQAFKSLYDALFNKLIFRATYFLESKEEAEDVIQNVFLKLWKSRENLEITGSIEAYLNNAVKNSCLNKLERKKTRLSYINYLSNTVEPNTQQFTDPFFIEKLNTSIDSLPEKCKEVFIKSRFKGRKNKEIAQELNISIKTVENQMGKALSILRDALIDYLPVIIMSAFLK, encoded by the coding sequence ATGACTCAAAACTTTACTTGGTCAAAAATTAAAGAGGGAGACGAGCAGGCATTTAAAAGTTTATATGATGCCTTATTTAACAAACTAATATTTCGTGCAACTTATTTTTTGGAAAGTAAAGAAGAGGCCGAAGATGTCATTCAGAATGTATTTCTAAAACTATGGAAATCCAGAGAAAACCTTGAAATAACAGGATCCATTGAGGCATATTTAAATAATGCGGTAAAAAACAGTTGCTTAAACAAGCTTGAAAGAAAGAAAACCCGGTTAAGTTATATTAACTATTTAAGCAACACTGTTGAGCCAAACACACAACAATTCACAGACCCATTTTTCATAGAAAAACTAAACACCAGTATTGATTCCCTTCCGGAGAAATGTAAAGAAGTGTTCATAAAAAGTAGGTTTAAGGGCAGGAAAAATAAGGAGATTGCACAGGAACTGAATATTTCTATCAAAACCGTTGAGAACCAAATGGGTAAAGCCCTATCTATATTAAGAGATGCTCTCATTGACTACTTGCCTGTCATTATTATGAGTGCCTTTTTAAAATAA